A window of Campylobacter ureolyticus contains these coding sequences:
- the cmeU gene encoding CmeU family protein: MQKEEKKEVVKKLRELFSSRDEFFSYLDSKVSKIPNTDVLDFGDNKELKEIYAKFYSYDYSIRKLLPYLYKAYEIKI; the protein is encoded by the coding sequence TTGCAAAAAGAAGAAAAAAAAGAAGTTGTTAAAAAACTAAGGGAGTTATTTAGCTCAAGAGATGAGTTTTTTAGCTATCTTGATTCTAAAGTTTCAAAGATACCAAATACGGATGTTTTAGATTTTGGAGACAATAAAGAATTAAAAGAAATTTATGCAAAATTTTACTCCTATGATTACTCTATAAGAAAGCTTTTGCCTTATCTTTATAAGGCTTATGAAATAAAAATATGA
- the argS gene encoding arginine--tRNA ligase, with protein MKDIIFDKIKEILKKDFVLEKPKDKNLAHYATPLAFSLAKEFRKSPKLIADELALEFNNSDIFTASPLNGYLNFRLKPEFLDKLATDALNSGKNFAEGKDKKEKILLEYVSANPTGPLHIGHVRGAVYGDTLARVGRYLGYDITTEYYINDAGNQINMLGLSIFITGANKFLNANLDFEENCYKGDYIENLSDEALKEFGKDIFKDRQNVEKLSLWGKDKMLLLIKDNLLKANIKIQNWVSEKSFENELFDTLDCLKKNGGVYEKDGKIWINSSALGDEKDRVIIREDKRPTYLAGDIVYHYNKFKRGYDHYINIWGADHHGYIKRVKSSIHYLGFDENKLEVILAQMVSLLKDGETFKMSKRAGNFILMSDVLQEIGSDALRFIFITKKCDTALEFDVSELSKEDSSNPIFYINYAHARIHQIFAKSGKKIDEIKEASILKLNDEALNLLFEALTLNEVLEDAFLSRNLQKIPEYLKNIASNFHKFYNENRVLGSDNEDALLKVFAVVALCIKTGLSLMGIEAKNIMTKE; from the coding sequence TTGAAAGATATAATTTTCGACAAAATAAAAGAAATTTTAAAAAAAGACTTTGTTTTAGAAAAGCCAAAAGATAAAAACTTAGCTCATTATGCTACACCTTTAGCTTTTTCTTTGGCAAAAGAGTTTCGCAAATCACCAAAATTAATAGCTGATGAGCTTGCATTAGAGTTTAACAACAGTGATATTTTTACAGCTAGTCCCCTAAATGGATATTTAAATTTTCGCTTAAAGCCTGAATTTTTAGATAAGCTTGCTACAGATGCTTTAAATTCAGGTAAAAACTTTGCAGAAGGTAAAGATAAAAAGGAAAAAATTTTACTTGAATACGTGAGTGCAAATCCAACAGGTCCTCTTCATATAGGTCATGTAAGAGGGGCTGTTTACGGGGATACATTAGCAAGAGTTGGAAGATATTTAGGATATGATATCACAACCGAGTATTATATAAATGATGCTGGAAATCAGATAAACATGCTTGGGCTTTCTATATTTATAACGGGAGCAAATAAATTTTTAAACGCAAATTTAGATTTTGAAGAAAATTGCTACAAAGGTGATTATATAGAAAATTTATCAGATGAGGCCTTAAAAGAGTTTGGAAAAGATATTTTTAAAGATAGGCAAAATGTAGAAAAATTAAGCCTTTGGGGAAAAGATAAAATGCTTTTGCTAATAAAAGATAATCTTTTAAAGGCTAATATTAAAATTCAAAATTGGGTTAGTGAAAAAAGTTTTGAAAATGAGCTTTTCGATACTTTGGATTGCCTTAAAAAAAATGGCGGAGTATATGAAAAAGACGGTAAAATTTGGATAAATTCTAGTGCACTTGGTGATGAAAAAGATAGAGTCATTATAAGAGAAGATAAAAGACCTACTTATTTAGCAGGAGATATTGTCTATCATTACAATAAATTTAAAAGAGGATATGATCACTATATAAATATTTGGGGGGCTGATCATCACGGTTATATAAAAAGAGTAAAGTCAAGCATTCATTATCTTGGATTTGATGAAAATAAGCTTGAAGTTATCTTGGCACAAATGGTTAGCCTTTTAAAAGATGGTGAAACTTTCAAGATGAGTAAAAGAGCCGGAAACTTCATACTTATGAGCGATGTTTTACAAGAAATTGGAAGTGATGCTTTAAGGTTTATATTTATAACTAAAAAGTGTGATACGGCTTTAGAGTTTGATGTTTCAGAACTTAGCAAAGAAGATAGTTCAAATCCTATATTTTATATAAATTATGCCCATGCAAGAATTCATCAAATTTTTGCAAAAAGTGGAAAAAAAATAGACGAAATAAAAGAAGCTAGTATTTTAAAATTAAATGACGAAGCTTTGAATTTATTATTTGAAGCACTTACTTTAAATGAAGTTTTGGAAGATGCATTTTTAAGTAGAAATTTACAAAAAATACCTGAATATCTTAAAAATATAGCTTCAAATTTTCATAAATTTTATAATGAAAACAGAGTTTTAGGTAGTGACAATGAAGATGCTCTTTTAAAAGTTTTTGCCGTTGTAGCACTTTGTATAAAAACTGGCTTGTCCTTGATGGGAATTGAAGCTAAAAATATAATGACAAAGGAATAG
- a CDS encoding Sec-independent protein translocase subunit TatA/TatB, whose translation MVSMQQLLIVLIIIILLFGAKKIPELAKGVGQGIKVFKKEMESEEKTEKVEAQKDEVKKTDEIKEETKA comes from the coding sequence ATGGTTAGTATGCAACAATTATTAATTGTTTTAATAATTATAATTTTGCTTTTTGGTGCAAAGAAAATTCCAGAACTTGCAAAAGGCGTTGGACAAGGAATAAAGGTTTTTAAAAAAGAGATGGAGAGTGAAGAAAAAACTGAAAAAGTTGAAGCTCAAAAAGATGAAGTTAAAAAAACTGATGAGATAAAAGAAGAAACAAAGGCTTAA
- the gmk gene encoding guanylate kinase, producing the protein MKKAIIISGPSGSGKSSLINRLLEDEKDIYFSISSTTRSIREGEKDGVSYHYISEDDFKKGIENGEFLEWALVHKNYYGTSLVPVQKALNSGKFVIFDIDVQGFKLAKERLKDEIVSIFITTKNKGELKNRLIKRGTDSKEDIERRVINAATEMEHLNEYDYLIINDNFNESYNALKSIFNAIRYNTKNLELSDIIDNWIYEN; encoded by the coding sequence GTGAAAAAAGCAATAATAATATCAGGACCAAGTGGAAGTGGAAAAAGTTCACTTATAAATAGGCTTTTAGAAGATGAAAAGGATATCTATTTCTCTATCTCGAGCACTACAAGAAGTATTAGAGAGGGTGAAAAAGATGGAGTGAGTTATCACTACATAAGTGAAGATGACTTCAAAAAGGGCATTGAGAATGGTGAGTTTTTAGAATGGGCTCTTGTTCATAAAAATTATTATGGAACATCTTTAGTGCCAGTTCAAAAAGCATTAAATAGTGGCAAATTTGTTATTTTTGATATAGACGTTCAAGGTTTTAAACTAGCAAAAGAGCGCTTAAAAGATGAAATAGTTTCTATTTTTATAACAACTAAAAATAAGGGCGAGTTAAAAAATAGACTTATCAAAAGAGGAACTGACTCAAAGGAAGATATAGAGCGAAGAGTTATAAATGCAGCAACTGAGATGGAACATTTAAACGAATATGATTATCTTATAATAAATGATAATTTTAATGAGTCTTATAATGCTTTAAAATCAATATTTAACGCTATTAGGTATAATACTAAAAATTTAGAGCTTAGTGATATTATTGACAATTGGATATATGAAAATTAA
- a CDS encoding ABC transporter ATP-binding protein: MELLKSVGLKHSFDYTLFENLNLTLLSKQSLAILGVSGCGKSTLLHILSTLLEPDEGEVFYKNISLYSQNTDEKLKIRRHDFGIIFQSHYLFKGFSAYENIELSTILTKQKMDNELFKKLKIENILNQKVGELSGGQQQRVSIARVLSKKPSIIFADEPTGNLDKDTANDVMNTLFDYIKNTNSGLILVTHDEKIASNCDEIYILENKFLKKIK, translated from the coding sequence ATGGAACTTTTAAAGAGTGTGGGATTAAAACATAGTTTTGACTACACTCTTTTTGAAAATTTAAACCTAACTCTTTTAAGTAAGCAGAGTTTAGCTATTTTGGGGGTTAGTGGATGTGGAAAATCTACACTTTTACACATTTTATCTACACTTTTAGAGCCAGATGAGGGTGAGGTATTTTATAAAAACATCTCACTTTATTCGCAAAACACAGATGAGAAATTAAAAATTAGACGACACGATTTTGGTATAATTTTTCAATCACACTACCTATTTAAGGGTTTTAGTGCTTATGAAAATATTGAACTTTCTACAATTCTTACAAAGCAAAAAATGGATAATGAGCTTTTTAAAAAGCTTAAAATTGAAAATATCTTAAATCAAAAAGTTGGAGAATTAAGTGGCGGACAACAGCAACGTGTTAGTATTGCAAGAGTACTTAGTAAAAAACCAAGTATTATTTTTGCTGATGAGCCTACTGGAAATTTAGATAAAGATACTGCAAATGATGTTATGAATACTTTATTTGATTATATAAAAAATACAAATTCAGGTCTTATTTTAGTAACTCACGATGAAAAAATTGCTTCAAATTGCGATGAAATTTATATACTTGAAAATAAATTTTTAAAAAAAATTAAATAA
- the tsf gene encoding translation elongation factor Ts, with protein sequence MAITAAMVKELRETTGAGMMDCKKVLVETNGDMEKAVAILREKGLAKAAKKADRLASEGLAGLIINDSFTKASLIEVNSETDFVAKNDKFIALVDDTLKLIQNDNIKNLDELNKATINGENFEEYLKSQIATIGENLVVRRFATISGEAINGYVHSNGKIAVAIAAKCSNADKEKVVEFLKNLAMHAAAMKPKVISYKELDPKFVEDELIALKGEFEKENEELVRLGKTLHHIPEYGSRLQIDEEAIKKAENEIKEELKKEGKPEKIWDKIIPGKLDRFFADNTVIDQRCTLLGQFYVMDDKKTVEQVIEEKSKELGDKIEITSYVRIEVGEGLEKKVDDFAAEVAAQL encoded by the coding sequence ATGGCAATAACTGCAGCTATGGTAAAAGAGCTTCGTGAAACAACTGGAGCTGGTATGATGGACTGCAAAAAAGTCCTTGTTGAAACTAATGGCGACATGGAAAAAGCTGTTGCTATTTTAAGAGAAAAAGGTCTTGCAAAAGCAGCAAAAAAAGCTGATAGATTGGCTAGTGAGGGTCTTGCAGGTCTTATTATAAATGATAGTTTCACAAAAGCAAGTTTAATTGAAGTAAATTCAGAAACAGACTTTGTTGCTAAAAATGATAAATTTATTGCTTTAGTGGATGATACTTTAAAATTAATTCAAAATGATAATATCAAGAATTTAGACGAGCTAAATAAAGCAACTATAAATGGTGAAAATTTTGAAGAATATCTAAAATCACAGATTGCAACAATAGGTGAAAATTTAGTAGTTAGAAGATTTGCTACTATAAGCGGTGAAGCTATAAATGGTTATGTTCATTCAAATGGTAAAATAGCTGTGGCAATTGCTGCAAAATGTAGCAATGCTGATAAAGAAAAAGTAGTTGAGTTTTTGAAAAACTTAGCAATGCACGCTGCAGCAATGAAACCAAAAGTAATAAGTTATAAAGAGCTTGATCCAAAATTTGTTGAAGATGAGCTTATCGCTTTAAAAGGTGAGTTTGAAAAAGAAAATGAAGAGCTTGTAAGGCTTGGAAAAACACTTCATCATATTCCCGAATATGGTAGTAGGCTTCAAATAGATGAAGAAGCTATAAAAAAAGCAGAAAATGAAATAAAAGAAGAGCTTAAAAAAGAAGGAAAACCTGAAAAAATTTGGGATAAAATAATCCCTGGTAAGCTTGATAGATTTTTTGCAGATAACACTGTAATTGATCAAAGATGTACTCTTTTGGGTCAATTTTATGTAATGGATGACAAAAAAACAGTTGAGCAAGTTATAGAAGAAAAAAGTAAAGAGCTTGGTGATAAGATAGAAATTACTTCATATGTAAGAATTGAAGTAGGCGAGGGCTTAGAAAAAAAAGTTGATGACTTTGCAGCAGAAGTAGCAGCACAACTATAG
- the rpsB gene encoding 30S ribosomal protein S2: protein MITMRDLLECGVHFGHQTRRWNPKMKKFIFGERKGIYIIDLQKTIRYFRHTYNIVRDAAAEGKTILFVGTKKQAGQTIKEYAEKCGMPYVNHRWLGGMLTNFGTIRKSIRKLEVIEQMEEDGSVDLLTKKEALMLKRQKDKLIAYLGGIRNMEKLPDMMFIIDVAKEKIAVQEANRLGIPIVAPLDTNCDPDLVTYPIPGNDDAIRSVQLFCSEMAEAINEGKALRDEDGEEKVPATQEEKDEVLDEAMNLDEIDVDEMEDKE, encoded by the coding sequence ATGATTACAATGAGAGATTTACTAGAGTGTGGCGTGCATTTTGGTCACCAAACAAGAAGATGGAACCCAAAGATGAAAAAATTTATCTTTGGCGAGAGAAAAGGCATTTATATTATAGATTTGCAAAAAACTATAAGATATTTCAGACATACTTATAATATCGTTCGTGACGCAGCAGCTGAGGGAAAGACTATTTTATTTGTTGGAACAAAAAAACAAGCTGGTCAAACAATTAAAGAATATGCCGAAAAATGCGGTATGCCATATGTAAATCATCGCTGGTTAGGCGGAATGCTAACAAATTTTGGAACGATTAGAAAATCAATTAGAAAACTTGAAGTAATCGAACAAATGGAAGAAGATGGCTCAGTTGATTTACTAACAAAAAAAGAAGCTTTAATGCTTAAAAGACAAAAAGATAAATTAATTGCTTATCTTGGCGGTATTAGAAATATGGAAAAACTTCCTGATATGATGTTTATAATTGATGTTGCAAAAGAAAAAATCGCTGTTCAAGAGGCTAATAGATTAGGTATTCCTATTGTTGCTCCGCTTGATACAAACTGTGATCCAGATCTTGTAACTTATCCAATTCCTGGAAATGATGATGCGATTAGATCAGTTCAATTATTTTGCAGTGAAATGGCAGAAGCAATCAATGAGGGTAAAGCTTTAAGAGATGAAGACGGTGAAGAAAAAGTTCCTGCAACACAAGAAGAAAAAGATGAAGTTTTAGATGAGGCTATGAATTTGGATGAAATTGATGTAGATGAAATGGAGGATAAAGAATAA